Proteins from a genomic interval of Bacillus sp. FSL H8-0547:
- the fmt gene encoding methionyl-tRNA formyltransferase, which produces MTRIVFMGTPDFSVPVLKRLINEGYNVVGVVTQPDRPKGRKKTLTPPPVKVEAEKQNIPVLQPEKIRDKKELEKVLALQPDLVVTAAFGQILPNELLEAPKHGCINVHASLLPELRGGAPIHYSILQGKKKTGITIMYMAEKLDAGDILTQAEVEIDERDHVGTLHDKLSAAGADLLSETMPPLLEGKLTPQKQDHEKATFASNIKREQEIIDWTKSGEDIYNHIRGLNPWPVAYTYLNGQVVKIWWGEKMTGSIHTAQPGTVIGIDSDGIVVSTGNTTAIKITELQPSGKKKMNGEDFLRGAQIQAGDKLGESHEEK; this is translated from the coding sequence ATGACACGAATTGTATTTATGGGAACTCCTGACTTTTCGGTTCCTGTGCTAAAAAGACTTATAAATGAGGGGTACAATGTGGTCGGGGTTGTCACCCAGCCGGACCGTCCAAAAGGCAGAAAGAAAACTCTTACGCCTCCGCCTGTTAAGGTGGAAGCTGAAAAGCAGAATATACCCGTTCTGCAGCCTGAAAAAATCAGAGATAAAAAAGAACTTGAAAAAGTGCTCGCTTTGCAGCCTGATCTCGTAGTAACTGCCGCTTTCGGGCAAATTCTTCCGAATGAACTGCTGGAAGCGCCAAAGCACGGCTGCATTAATGTCCATGCCTCGCTGCTTCCTGAGCTGAGAGGCGGGGCTCCGATTCATTATTCCATCCTTCAGGGGAAAAAGAAAACGGGCATTACCATTATGTATATGGCTGAAAAGCTGGATGCCGGCGATATTCTTACCCAGGCTGAAGTGGAGATTGATGAACGGGATCACGTAGGAACTCTGCACGATAAATTAAGTGCTGCAGGAGCTGATCTTCTTTCTGAAACGATGCCTCCTCTTCTTGAAGGCAAGCTTACCCCTCAGAAACAGGATCACGAAAAAGCGACATTCGCTTCAAATATTAAACGGGAACAGGAAATCATTGACTGGACGAAGTCCGGTGAAGACATTTATAACCATATCAGAGGCTTAAACCCGTGGCCTGTTGCTTATACCTACCTTAATGGCCAGGTTGTGAAAATCTGGTGGGGAGAAAAAATGACGGGAAGCATTCATACCGCACAGCCGGGAACCGTCATCGGAATTGATTCAGATGGAATCGTCGTCTCGACAGGAAATACGACAGCCATCAAGATCACAGAACTTCAGCCGTCAGGGAAGAAAAAAATGAACGGCGAAGACTTCCTCAGGGGCGCCCAAATCCAGGCAGGAGACAAGTTGGGAGAGAGCCATGAAGAAAAATAA
- the def gene encoding peptide deformylase translates to MAIKPIVLHPADVLEQECEDITVFDRKLSKLLKDMYDTMIELDGVGLAAPQIGVPVRAAVVDIDDHHGTIELINPVIIEKKGSQTGPEGCLSFPGLFGEVERSEYVKVKAQNRKGKPFVMEANGFLARAIQHEIDHLHGILFTSKVTAYLNEEELEESEG, encoded by the coding sequence TTGGCTATTAAACCGATTGTTCTGCATCCGGCAGATGTGCTGGAGCAGGAATGTGAAGATATAACAGTATTTGACAGAAAACTGTCAAAGCTGCTGAAAGATATGTATGATACAATGATTGAACTTGACGGTGTGGGACTTGCCGCTCCCCAAATTGGAGTGCCTGTCCGTGCAGCTGTTGTTGATATAGATGATCATCACGGGACGATTGAACTGATTAACCCGGTGATCATCGAAAAAAAAGGCTCTCAGACTGGTCCTGAGGGCTGCTTGAGTTTTCCCGGCCTTTTTGGAGAAGTAGAGCGGAGCGAGTATGTGAAAGTGAAGGCTCAAAACCGTAAGGGCAAACCATTTGTTATGGAAGCAAATGGTTTTTTAGCGAGAGCGATCCAGCATGAGATTGATCACCTTCATGGAATTCTTTTCACGTCCAAGGTGACAGCCTATTTAAATGAAGAAGAGCTAGAAGAATCGGAAGGATGA
- the priA gene encoding primosomal protein N' has translation MKFASVIVDVKAMQTDRAFDYLIPEKWTGFIKPGMRVIVPFGPRAVQGFVTALKDSSDFDKVKPIKEVMDITPALTAELLDIGHWLTETTLCFKISAFQAMLPAAMKAKYDKEIRLTSSEARDRLHPKAARWFEKAPSIFWKEIEKSDSVKELQGDIERGLLEVIYRVKQKNKQKTQKVIRAAVTSDVLKEEASGCTPQAAKQKKVLDYFAEMGGAAVPLQELLLKLNITDSPVKTLIKKNLLSESWEEIYRDPYADRTFQKTESLPLTPEQQTAIAPILDGIERNAHDVFLMYGVTGSGKTEVYLQSIEAVLNQGKEAIVLVPEISLTPQMVNRFKARFGSLVAVLHSGLSIGEKYDEWRKIRRGEVKLVVGARSAVFAPFTNLGMIIIDEEHEGSYKQEENPRYHARDVAIYRAKRHKCPVVLGSATPSLESFARAGKGVYQLLALKERVNSRPLPEVEIVDMRDELRSGNRTMFSKVLLEKLEDRLEKGEQSVLFLNKRGYSSFIMCRDCGCVKGCPHCDISLTYHKRGHLLKCHYCGHEEPMPGVCPECSSEHIRFFGTGTQRVEEELAKVLPEARIIRMDVDTTGKKGSHEKLLTAFGSKEADILLGTQMIAKGLDFPDVTLVGVLTADTMLHLPDFRASEKTFQLLTQVSGRAGRHLLPGEVVIQSYSPEHYSIQLAGKHDYDSFYMQEMTARKQHAYPPFYFLALVTVSHPDLLKAVSVTEKITQHLNHKLSDHVQILGPSASPIPRVNDRYRYQCMIKYKREENLHSALKMIIERFQQDMNKNQLSISIDMNPNAMM, from the coding sequence ATGAAGTTTGCCAGTGTAATCGTAGATGTTAAAGCCATGCAGACAGACAGGGCGTTCGATTACCTGATTCCTGAAAAATGGACGGGTTTTATCAAACCCGGCATGCGTGTGATCGTGCCGTTCGGACCGCGTGCGGTACAGGGATTTGTTACCGCTCTGAAAGACAGCAGCGATTTTGACAAAGTGAAGCCGATTAAGGAAGTTATGGATATCACGCCCGCATTGACCGCGGAGCTTCTTGACATTGGCCACTGGCTGACAGAGACAACACTCTGCTTCAAAATTTCTGCTTTTCAGGCCATGCTCCCTGCTGCCATGAAAGCGAAGTATGATAAAGAGATCCGCCTGACATCCTCTGAGGCAAGGGACAGGCTGCATCCGAAGGCTGCCCGCTGGTTTGAAAAAGCACCGAGCATCTTCTGGAAAGAGATAGAGAAAAGTGACAGCGTAAAAGAGCTTCAGGGGGATATTGAGCGCGGGCTGCTTGAGGTCATATACCGGGTAAAACAGAAAAACAAACAAAAAACACAGAAGGTCATCCGCGCTGCTGTCACATCAGACGTGCTGAAGGAGGAAGCCTCAGGGTGCACGCCTCAGGCAGCAAAGCAAAAAAAAGTGCTGGATTATTTCGCAGAAATGGGCGGAGCGGCTGTCCCTCTGCAGGAGCTTTTGCTTAAGCTGAATATCACGGACTCTCCCGTCAAGACTCTCATAAAGAAAAACCTTCTGTCTGAATCCTGGGAAGAAATCTACAGAGACCCGTATGCTGACCGTACATTCCAGAAAACAGAGTCTCTGCCGCTGACACCGGAACAACAGACAGCGATTGCGCCTATTCTTGACGGCATCGAACGGAACGCGCATGATGTCTTTTTGATGTATGGGGTCACGGGAAGCGGGAAAACAGAGGTTTATCTTCAATCCATTGAAGCCGTGCTGAATCAGGGGAAGGAAGCGATTGTTCTTGTGCCTGAAATCTCACTGACGCCGCAGATGGTCAACCGGTTCAAAGCGAGGTTCGGTTCGCTTGTTGCGGTGCTCCACAGCGGTCTTTCAATCGGTGAAAAATACGATGAGTGGAGAAAAATCCGCCGCGGTGAAGTTAAGCTTGTCGTAGGAGCAAGGTCCGCCGTTTTTGCTCCGTTTACAAACCTTGGCATGATCATCATCGACGAGGAGCATGAAGGTAGCTACAAGCAGGAAGAAAATCCTCGCTATCATGCAAGGGATGTAGCCATTTACAGGGCAAAGCGCCACAAGTGCCCTGTTGTTCTCGGCAGCGCAACCCCTTCTCTTGAGTCGTTTGCACGAGCGGGGAAAGGGGTCTATCAGCTGCTTGCCTTGAAAGAACGCGTGAACAGCCGCCCCCTTCCCGAAGTGGAAATTGTGGATATGCGGGATGAACTCAGGAGCGGGAACAGGACAATGTTTTCAAAGGTTCTGCTTGAGAAGCTGGAAGACAGGCTGGAAAAAGGGGAGCAGTCCGTACTGTTCCTGAATAAAAGAGGATATTCCTCCTTTATCATGTGCAGGGACTGCGGCTGTGTAAAAGGCTGTCCTCATTGTGACATTTCCCTTACTTATCATAAGCGCGGACATCTGTTGAAATGCCATTACTGCGGCCATGAGGAGCCGATGCCTGGTGTCTGCCCTGAGTGTTCAAGTGAGCATATCCGCTTTTTTGGGACCGGCACACAAAGGGTTGAAGAGGAATTGGCAAAAGTCCTTCCGGAAGCCCGGATTATCCGTATGGATGTTGATACTACGGGAAAAAAAGGGTCGCATGAAAAACTTCTTACAGCGTTCGGCAGCAAAGAGGCAGATATCCTCTTAGGCACACAGATGATTGCAAAAGGACTGGATTTTCCAGATGTGACCCTTGTTGGAGTTCTGACGGCAGATACGATGCTGCATTTGCCTGACTTCAGGGCGTCTGAAAAAACGTTTCAGCTCCTGACCCAGGTCTCAGGCAGGGCGGGGAGGCATTTGCTTCCGGGAGAAGTTGTGATTCAGTCTTATTCACCGGAGCATTACAGTATCCAGCTTGCAGGAAAGCATGATTATGATTCATTTTACATGCAGGAGATGACAGCAAGAAAGCAGCATGCATACCCTCCGTTTTACTTTCTTGCACTCGTCACGGTCAGTCATCCGGATCTGTTAAAAGCCGTCTCTGTGACGGAGAAAATTACCCAGCACCTGAATCACAAATTGTCAGATCATGTTCAGATTCTCGGTCCGTCCGCTTCGCCGATTCCAAGGGTAAACGATAGATATCGCTATCAATGCATGATAAAATACAAGCGGGAAGAAAATCTTCATTCTGCGCTGAAGATGATTATTGAACGGTTTCAGCAGGATATGAACAAAAATCAGCTGTCCATTTCAATAGATATGAACCCTAACGCGATGATGTAG
- the coaBC gene encoding bifunctional phosphopantothenoylcysteine decarboxylase/phosphopantothenate--cysteine ligase CoaBC, which produces MKGKKILLCVSGGIAVYKAAALTSKLVQAGAEVKVIMTASAREFVQPLTFQALSKNDVYYDTFDEKNSEVIAHIDLADWADLIIVAPATANTIGKLANGIADDMLTTTLLASTAPVWIAPAMNVHMYDHPAVQKNIMTLSQFGYQYIEPSEGYLACGYVGKGRLEEPEKITALIVAYFSAEAEQPLKGKKMIITAGPTREKADPVRFFSNSSTGKMGYALAAAAKDMGADVTLISGPVSLTPPQGVETVNVETAEDMFQETVKRFSESDIVIKSAAVADYRPRLVSDQKMKKQDGDLVIEFERTKDILKELGERKDHQILVGFAAETDHVEDYALRKLEKKNLDMIVANNVNQDGAGFGTDTNIVTIFKRGGEKRELPVMSKEEVSKNILREIIRLDKGV; this is translated from the coding sequence ATGAAGGGCAAAAAAATACTCCTTTGTGTAAGCGGGGGAATTGCAGTCTATAAAGCAGCTGCGCTGACAAGCAAGCTGGTGCAGGCGGGAGCAGAAGTGAAAGTGATCATGACGGCTTCAGCCCGTGAATTTGTCCAGCCTCTTACGTTTCAGGCACTGTCAAAAAATGATGTCTATTACGACACGTTTGATGAGAAAAATTCTGAGGTTATCGCTCACATTGATCTAGCAGACTGGGCGGATCTGATTATAGTGGCACCTGCAACAGCCAACACAATCGGAAAGCTTGCAAATGGCATAGCAGATGACATGCTTACGACTACTTTGCTTGCATCCACAGCTCCCGTATGGATTGCTCCTGCTATGAACGTCCATATGTATGATCACCCTGCCGTTCAAAAGAACATCATGACCCTTTCGCAGTTCGGCTATCAGTATATTGAACCGAGCGAAGGGTATCTTGCTTGCGGGTATGTCGGAAAAGGCAGGCTTGAAGAGCCTGAGAAAATCACTGCGCTGATTGTTGCTTATTTTTCCGCTGAAGCCGAACAGCCGCTAAAAGGCAAAAAAATGATCATAACCGCAGGGCCTACACGTGAAAAAGCAGATCCTGTCCGATTCTTCTCGAATTCATCGACTGGGAAAATGGGATATGCCCTCGCTGCTGCGGCAAAAGACATGGGAGCCGATGTTACCCTTATATCCGGCCCGGTGAGTCTAACCCCGCCACAGGGAGTAGAAACGGTCAATGTAGAAACAGCTGAAGACATGTTTCAGGAGACAGTTAAGAGGTTCAGTGAATCGGACATCGTGATCAAATCTGCTGCCGTAGCCGATTACCGCCCCCGTCTTGTGTCTGATCAAAAAATGAAGAAGCAGGACGGCGATCTGGTGATTGAGTTTGAACGGACGAAGGATATTTTAAAAGAGCTCGGCGAACGGAAAGATCATCAGATTCTTGTAGGATTTGCTGCTGAAACCGATCACGTTGAGGATTATGCATTAAGAAAACTTGAAAAGAAAAACCTTGATATGATTGTAGCGAACAATGTGAATCAGGATGGCGCCGGTTTTGGCACAGATACAAACATTGTGACGATCTTTAAGCGGGGCGGAGAAAAAAGGGAACTTCCCGTTATGTCCAAAGAAGAAGTCTCAAAGAATATTCTCCGCGAGATCATCCGTCTGGATAAAGGAGTTTAA
- the rpoZ gene encoding DNA-directed RNA polymerase subunit omega yields MLYPSIDKLMNKLDSKYTLVTVAARRAREMQENHDQQIVKPVSHKYVGKALEEIHSGLLDYEKQD; encoded by the coding sequence ATGCTATATCCATCTATTGACAAACTTATGAACAAACTGGATTCAAAATACACGCTTGTAACGGTTGCCGCAAGACGCGCACGCGAAATGCAGGAAAATCATGATCAGCAGATCGTGAAGCCTGTTTCTCATAAATACGTAGGAAAAGCACTTGAAGAAATTCATTCAGGCCTGCTTGATTATGAAAAACAAGACTAA
- the gmk gene encoding guanylate kinase, which produces MKERGLLIVLSGPSGVGKGTVRKAIFSQNTDFEYSISMTTRKPRAGEVDGVDYFFKTREEFEQLIKEEGLLEWAEFVGNYYGTPIEYVEKTLSEGKDVFLEIEVQGALQVRKAFPEGLFIFLMPPSLSELKNRIVTRGTETQEIINNRMAAAKEEIEMMDAYDYVVENDQVDLACARIRAIVTAEHCRRDRIALRYKKMLEVE; this is translated from the coding sequence ATGAAAGAAAGAGGATTACTCATCGTGCTTTCGGGTCCTTCAGGAGTCGGGAAAGGTACAGTGCGGAAAGCCATTTTTTCGCAGAATACAGACTTTGAATATTCGATCAGCATGACAACGCGCAAGCCCCGCGCGGGAGAAGTTGACGGAGTCGACTATTTCTTTAAAACAAGAGAGGAATTTGAGCAGCTTATAAAAGAAGAAGGTCTGCTTGAATGGGCGGAATTTGTAGGGAATTACTACGGAACGCCGATTGAATACGTTGAAAAAACGCTCAGTGAAGGAAAAGATGTCTTCCTTGAGATTGAAGTGCAGGGTGCCCTGCAGGTCAGAAAGGCATTTCCGGAAGGATTGTTCATCTTCCTGATGCCGCCGAGCTTAAGCGAACTGAAAAACCGGATCGTCACGCGCGGCACTGAGACACAGGAGATTATCAATAACCGAATGGCTGCTGCCAAAGAAGAAATCGAAATGATGGATGCATACGACTATGTAGTCGAAAATGACCAGGTGGACCTTGCCTGTGCACGCATTCGCGCGATCGTAACGGCTGAGCACTGCAGACGTGACCGCATCGCACTTCGCTATAAGAAAATGCTGGAGGTTGAATAA
- a CDS encoding DUF370 domain-containing protein, which produces MSIKLINIGFGNIVSANRIISIVSPESAPIKRIIQDARDRAMLIDATYGRRTRAVVIMDSDHIILSAVQPETVAHRLSNKDELTDEG; this is translated from the coding sequence ATGAGTATTAAACTAATTAACATTGGCTTTGGAAATATTGTTTCTGCCAATCGGATTATCTCGATTGTCAGTCCTGAATCAGCTCCGATTAAAAGGATCATTCAGGATGCCCGTGACAGAGCGATGCTTATTGATGCGACTTACGGACGCAGAACAAGAGCAGTTGTGATTATGGACAGCGATCATATTATACTATCTGCGGTTCAGCCAGAAACGGTTGCCCACAGGCTTTCAAATAAAGACGAGTTAACAGACGAAGGGTAG
- a CDS encoding YicC/YloC family endoribonuclease: MVCSMTGYGRSTERNDQHTITAEMKSVNHRFFEISVRMPRQLMSVEDKIKKVISSEVKRGRVEVYITIEGEALAERVIEIDWNLLDQYADAASEMENRYQTGSRLKLSDLFRLDSVFSVAELAKGNETLEDLILSAVRGAAMQLKDMRREEGSYLKNDLLKQLSEIEAYADEIEKHAPDVVLRYKNRLEKKMAELSQGSIDDSRIAAEAALFADRADISEEITRIRSHLLQFRQTVEKPEPAGRKLDFLVQELNREANTIGSKANDKDISRCSVELKSVIERIKEQVQNIE, encoded by the coding sequence ATGGTATGCAGCATGACAGGATATGGACGTTCAACTGAGAGAAATGATCAACACACCATAACAGCCGAAATGAAATCGGTTAATCACCGTTTTTTTGAAATTAGCGTAAGAATGCCTAGACAATTGATGTCTGTTGAGGATAAAATCAAAAAAGTGATCTCATCCGAGGTTAAAAGAGGACGGGTGGAAGTATACATAACGATTGAAGGCGAAGCGCTCGCAGAACGGGTCATTGAGATTGACTGGAATCTGCTTGACCAGTATGCGGATGCGGCGTCGGAAATGGAAAACCGGTATCAGACCGGGAGCAGGCTGAAGCTTTCAGATCTGTTCAGGCTTGACAGTGTCTTTTCCGTGGCTGAATTGGCTAAAGGAAATGAAACACTTGAAGATTTGATTCTTTCGGCTGTCAGGGGTGCCGCCATGCAGCTTAAGGATATGAGGCGCGAGGAAGGATCCTATTTGAAAAATGATCTTCTGAAGCAGCTGTCTGAAATAGAGGCATATGCAGACGAAATTGAAAAGCATGCCCCGGACGTTGTGCTCCGTTATAAAAACAGGCTCGAAAAGAAGATGGCTGAGCTGTCACAAGGATCCATCGATGACAGCAGAATTGCAGCCGAAGCAGCCCTCTTTGCTGACCGGGCGGACATATCAGAGGAGATTACAAGAATAAGAAGCCACCTTCTTCAGTTCAGGCAGACAGTGGAAAAGCCTGAGCCTGCCGGCAGAAAGCTTGATTTTCTTGTTCAGGAGCTGAACCGCGAAGCAAATACAATCGGTTCAAAAGCGAATGACAAAGACATCTCAAGATGCTCAGTCGAACTGAAAAGCGTGATTGAAAGAATCAAAGAACAGGTTCAAAATATTGAATAA